AATAAAAGCCAAATGCTTATAATATAAGTATTTGGCTTTTTTAATTTCTGATAATTTTATTGGAGTTAATGACTTTAACAATATCAAGCGACAAGTTATGATAATGCATCGACTGTAAAAAATAACTGATAATAGAAATTCTTATAACTGAAGGCTAAAGCAATGAATCCAGAATTTTGGCAGGCTCGCTGGAAGGAAAAACGCATCGGCTTTAATCAGCCTAAAGTGAATCCTTTGTTGATTAAATACTTTTCAGATTTAAAGATGGCCACCGGAAGCCGTATATTCATCCCTTTATGCGGCAAATCTATTGATATGATTTGGCTAGCCAATCAAGGTTTTGATATGGTCGGCGTTGAATTGGTTGAGTCAGCGGTACAGGAATTTTTTGCTGAAAATAATATCTCTTATACGATAAAAGCGCATGATAAAAATTCAAATATTAAATGCTATCAAGGGCAGTTATCAGGACAAACAATAGCGTTATGGGTTGCAGATATATTTATGCTACGTACTAATGATGTTGGTCGCGTTGATGCGGTCTACGATCGAGCAGCATTAATTGCGATGCCAGCAGAGTTGCGCCCGCAATATAGTCAGCAAGTTATCGACCTCAGTCAAAACGCTCATCAGTTATTACTGACACTCAATTACGACCAAAATGAGCGAGCAGGACCGCCCTTTTCAATCAGTCATGAGCAAATCCAGCAGTACTATAGCGCTCACTATCAAATTCAAGAGCTTGAGGGCAAACCATCGACTTTAAACGCCGCACCTGAGATGACGGTGACAGAGAATGTTTGGTTGTTGAATAAACCATAAGCGAGAAATCTAATGAAAATTTTAGTGAGTTTCGTAAGTCTCATTGCTTTCTTATTAGTCGTATTGACAGGCCCTCTTTATAAGTATGACATCATTGAATTAGGTACGGTGTTTATAGGATTTAAATATGGCATATTGACCGCTGTTGCAGCCCTTGTATTGCTCGTATTACAAGTTATATTTAAGCGAAATACACTAACGCTTGCCAATGTGGTAGTCACCATTGCGTTATCGGCCGTTGCTCTCGGATTACCACTTAGTATGCTGAGTAAGGGCAAAAGCGTAGCGCCTATTCATGATATTTCAACTGACTTAATCAACCCACCTGAGTTTGTCGCTATTGCTCCGCTACGGGCTGACGCACCCAATCCAGTCGCTTATGCTGGTGAAGCAACTGCCGAGCAACAACGTCAAGGCTATCCGGAACTAAAAACGCTAGTCTATTCACAATCAAAATCTGAGTTGATTGAGGAAACTAAACAAGCCATCGATAATTTAGGTTGGGAGCTAGTAAATACTGATGCTAATAAAGGTATTGTTGAAGCAACAGATACTACGGCGTGGTTTGGTTTTAAAGATGATGTCGTTGTACGTATCAACGATAATGGTAGCGAGCGTCTGGTTGATCTCCGTAGTAAATCGCGGGTTGGCGGTAGCGACTTGGGTAAAAACGCAGCACGTATTCATGATTTTATTGAGGAATTGGATATCATTTTAGCGAAATAGCTTTGTAAAACACCTGTAAAATTAATCATCCACGTTAAAACCAAAGACTTTCCTAAAATTATGTAATGCTATATTTTTCTAAAACCCTATCCTAACCTCACGCCAACGTCAGCTTATAGTAACCGAGTGCTACGATACCTTTTCTTTACTATTGAGATTGGTTACTCTAAGTAAAATCGACTTTTCATCGCTTTGTTTTACTTTCTAATAACTAATTTCTAGTAACTGTTTTTTAACAGCTACTTCGACGCTTATAGGATATTTTTATGCGCTTGAATCACTTATCCACCTTATCTTTATTGACGGCAGCGATTGGCTTAAGTCTTGCCAGCACCGCTCAAGCTGCCAAGCCAGACGCCCCAAACTTGTCTAATGCTCAGTTTCAGCAGTGTCTAGATGGTCTAAAAAACTCTAGCAAATTTCGTGATGTTGATAGCTATACCTTTAATAACTATCGTCCCAGTGAGCCTGACCCTAGTGTTATTCAATCGCTAAACTATCAACCTGAATTTCAAAAAGACGTTTGGGATTATTTGTCATCACTTGTTGATACCGAACGCGTAGAAGATGGTATCCGTGCCAAGCGTCAATGGGCGGATACGTTACGTAAAATTGAATCGCGCTATGGCGTTAAAGCCGAGCACGTATTAGGCGTTTGGGGCGTAGAGTCTAACTTTGGGCAGACATTGGGCAAAAAACCTTTGTTTGAATCTTTAGCGACCCTATCTTGCTTTGATCGCCGCCAAAGCTATTTCCAAGGCGAATATGCCAATGCACTAAAAATCGTCCAAAACGGTGATATTGCGCCAAGCGATATGACAGGTTCATGGGCAGGCGCGTTTGGTCAGACGCAGTTTATGCCAAGTACATTTTTAGAGTTGGCAGTCGACTTCGATGGCGATGGTCGCCGCGACTTGGTCAATAGCGTCCCCGATGCCCTTGCCTCTACGGCAAACTTCTTAGATAAACGTGGCTACCGTTCAGGCGAAGCATGGGGTTATGAGGTAAAACTGCCAAGTGGATTTTGGGCAGCGTCCAACCGTAAAGATAAAAAATCGATGAGCCACTGGCGCAATCAAGGTTTAACCCTTGCTAATGGCAGCCCGCTTCCTTCTGACTTGAGTAGTGCTGGATTATTATTACCAGCCGGTCCTGACGGCCCTGCATTCTTAGTCGGTAAAAACTTTGATACGTTCTATTCTTATAACGCCTCAGAAAGCTATGCACTGGCGATTGCCCATTTATCAGATTTGATTACTCGCGAGAGTAGTAGTAAAACTGACTTTATCACAGCATGGCCAACTGACGATCCTGGTATTGGTCGTCAAGAATCCAGAGCGATTCAGCAAGCATTATTAAATGCAGGATATGATATCGGCGCCGTCGATGGCATTATCGGTGATAATACTCGTACTGCTATCCAGCAGTACCAGTCTAGCCGTGGCATTTTTCCAGCTGATGGACGTGCAGGGCAGAAATTCTATCGTGCCATCGTTGGTAATACGGCGCCTAATACTTCGCAATACGGCAATCAGTATAACCAGCCAACAAACAGTCGTCCTTTAAACCCCGCGTCTGCTGATCGTATGGGACAATTAATTCAACAGCAAAATACTACATCTAATAGCTACTCACAGCCTATAGCGATCAGCCCATCAAAATCAAGCACAACGCGATATCGCCGTGTAACGGGTGCTGATGGTACTATAAAACTGGTACGTATTGATGAAGGCTCTTGATTAGGTAATGCCTTTTAAGTATTAATGAAAATAAAAAGCCACGCTAATTAGCGTGGCTTTTTGATCATGTCAGTTCTGACACTCTTTATGACTTGTCACAGTTTACATGATA
The window above is part of the Psychrobacter cryohalolentis K5 genome. Proteins encoded here:
- the tmpT gene encoding thiopurine S-methyltransferase produces the protein MNPEFWQARWKEKRIGFNQPKVNPLLIKYFSDLKMATGSRIFIPLCGKSIDMIWLANQGFDMVGVELVESAVQEFFAENNISYTIKAHDKNSNIKCYQGQLSGQTIALWVADIFMLRTNDVGRVDAVYDRAALIAMPAELRPQYSQQVIDLSQNAHQLLLTLNYDQNERAGPPFSISHEQIQQYYSAHYQIQELEGKPSTLNAAPEMTVTENVWLLNKP
- a CDS encoding DUF1499 domain-containing protein gives rise to the protein MKILVSFVSLIAFLLVVLTGPLYKYDIIELGTVFIGFKYGILTAVAALVLLVLQVIFKRNTLTLANVVVTIALSAVALGLPLSMLSKGKSVAPIHDISTDLINPPEFVAIAPLRADAPNPVAYAGEATAEQQRQGYPELKTLVYSQSKSELIEETKQAIDNLGWELVNTDANKGIVEATDTTAWFGFKDDVVVRINDNGSERLVDLRSKSRVGGSDLGKNAARIHDFIEELDIILAK
- a CDS encoding lytic murein transglycosylase, which codes for MRLNHLSTLSLLTAAIGLSLASTAQAAKPDAPNLSNAQFQQCLDGLKNSSKFRDVDSYTFNNYRPSEPDPSVIQSLNYQPEFQKDVWDYLSSLVDTERVEDGIRAKRQWADTLRKIESRYGVKAEHVLGVWGVESNFGQTLGKKPLFESLATLSCFDRRQSYFQGEYANALKIVQNGDIAPSDMTGSWAGAFGQTQFMPSTFLELAVDFDGDGRRDLVNSVPDALASTANFLDKRGYRSGEAWGYEVKLPSGFWAASNRKDKKSMSHWRNQGLTLANGSPLPSDLSSAGLLLPAGPDGPAFLVGKNFDTFYSYNASESYALAIAHLSDLITRESSSKTDFITAWPTDDPGIGRQESRAIQQALLNAGYDIGAVDGIIGDNTRTAIQQYQSSRGIFPADGRAGQKFYRAIVGNTAPNTSQYGNQYNQPTNSRPLNPASADRMGQLIQQQNTTSNSYSQPIAISPSKSSTTRYRRVTGADGTIKLVRIDEGS